One window of the Thermasporomyces composti genome contains the following:
- a CDS encoding SGNH/GDSL hydrolase family protein → MPRPVANRRAFTVMTLATLAGSLGATAAHAHTTDAITTTASAPAPSKGLPDHAADARRLFEELTKQWPANRTINVVFHGHSVPAGYHQTPEVKPFESYPFMVYQGLNARFPTAVVNTIVTAIGGEHSAQGAARFRRDVLSHRPDLLFIDYAINDTNLSPDEMERAWRDMITTARKNHVVVVLVTPTGTVPHDLGDPADPLSVRAEVIRGLGRRFGLPVADVSARWQEAIDAGTPKESLLSHYYHPNKAGHEIAAAEILATLDRLRAETSS, encoded by the coding sequence ATGCCGAGACCCGTCGCGAATCGCCGAGCGTTCACCGTGATGACCCTCGCCACGCTCGCCGGCTCCCTCGGCGCGACAGCGGCACACGCTCACACGACGGACGCGATCACGACGACGGCGTCCGCGCCGGCGCCGAGCAAGGGCTTGCCGGATCACGCCGCGGACGCGCGGCGACTCTTCGAGGAGCTGACCAAGCAGTGGCCGGCGAACCGCACGATCAACGTCGTCTTCCACGGCCACAGCGTCCCGGCCGGCTACCACCAGACCCCGGAGGTGAAGCCCTTCGAGTCCTACCCGTTCATGGTGTACCAGGGCTTGAACGCGCGCTTCCCGACCGCGGTGGTCAACACCATCGTCACCGCGATCGGCGGCGAGCACTCAGCTCAGGGAGCGGCGCGTTTCCGCCGCGATGTGCTGAGCCATCGGCCGGACCTGCTGTTCATCGACTACGCCATCAACGACACGAACCTCTCGCCCGACGAGATGGAGCGGGCGTGGCGCGACATGATCACGACGGCGCGGAAGAACCACGTCGTCGTCGTCCTCGTCACGCCCACGGGAACCGTGCCGCACGACCTCGGCGACCCGGCCGACCCGCTCAGCGTTCGGGCCGAGGTGATCCGGGGCCTGGGCCGGAGGTTCGGCCTCCCCGTCGCGGACGTGAGCGCCCGCTGGCAGGAGGCGATCGACGCCGGGACACCGAAGGAGTCACTGCTGAGCCACTACTACCACCCCAACAAGGCGGGCCACGAGATCGCCGCGGCGGAGATCCTGGCCACCCTCGACCGACTGCGCGCCGAGACGTCGTCCTGA
- the selB gene encoding selenocysteine-specific translation elongation factor has protein sequence MDVVATAGHVDHGKSTLVRALTGMEPDRWEEERRRGLTLDLGFAWTTLPGGHEVAFVDVPGHERFVPTMLAGVGPVPATMFVVAADEGWRPQSAEHLAALDAIGVRHGVLVITRSDLADPAPATAEALDHLSGTTLAGLPAVAVSALTGAGLDELRAELARLANRIPAADTEADVRLWIDRVFTIHGAGTVVTGTLGAGTLHTDDELEVSTTGQRVRIRGLQTLKRERTRVPAPARVAVNLRGVERGALARGVALLTPTVWPRTTVVDVALRYAGEVRLPTHVVLHVGSAAVPARLRPLGASSEVARLTLAHPLPLRAGDRGVLRDPGRQRGEERVVAGAVVLDVHPPELRRRGAARARAADLAEIGRTAARFAGLDRERLATLQLRHRGFLRSAEFRAMGLPPAGTNVAGDWWVDPARWADLTARIPTVVTEWLDRDPVAAGVPAEVVRRRFGLPADLVDLAVRAAGLRLRDGRVRRSDATALPPHVDQAVTTLEKELADAPFAAPDAHRLAALGLGTRELAAAVRAGRLRRIADGVVLLPDAVEQARHVLADLPQPFTLSQAKTALRTTRRVAVPLMELLDREGITERLPDGTHRLNRPPGRRVS, from the coding sequence GTGGACGTCGTAGCGACCGCCGGTCACGTCGACCACGGCAAGTCCACCCTGGTCCGCGCGCTCACCGGCATGGAGCCTGACCGGTGGGAGGAAGAACGCCGGCGTGGTCTCACCCTCGACTTGGGCTTCGCATGGACGACGTTGCCCGGCGGGCACGAGGTGGCGTTCGTCGACGTCCCGGGGCACGAACGCTTCGTGCCCACCATGCTGGCGGGCGTGGGCCCCGTCCCGGCGACGATGTTCGTGGTCGCGGCCGACGAGGGCTGGCGACCTCAGTCGGCGGAGCACCTGGCCGCTCTCGACGCGATCGGGGTGCGCCACGGTGTCCTCGTCATCACCCGCTCCGACCTCGCCGACCCCGCGCCGGCCACCGCCGAGGCGCTGGACCACCTGTCCGGCACCACGTTGGCCGGGCTGCCGGCGGTCGCGGTGAGCGCCCTGACCGGTGCCGGCTTGGACGAGCTCCGCGCCGAGCTGGCCCGGCTCGCCAACCGGATACCCGCCGCGGACACCGAGGCCGACGTCCGCCTGTGGATCGACCGGGTGTTCACCATCCACGGCGCGGGCACCGTGGTCACCGGCACGCTCGGCGCCGGCACCCTGCACACCGACGACGAGCTGGAGGTGTCCACGACGGGTCAGCGGGTGCGGATCCGAGGGCTGCAGACGCTCAAGCGGGAGCGCACCCGCGTCCCGGCCCCGGCACGGGTCGCGGTGAACCTGCGCGGCGTCGAGCGTGGCGCGCTGGCGCGCGGCGTCGCGCTCCTCACACCGACTGTCTGGCCCCGCACCACGGTGGTCGACGTCGCTTTGCGGTACGCCGGGGAGGTGAGGCTGCCCACCCACGTGGTGCTGCACGTGGGGTCGGCGGCGGTGCCCGCCCGACTGCGTCCCTTGGGGGCGAGCTCCGAGGTGGCGCGGCTGACCCTCGCCCACCCGCTTCCGCTCCGCGCCGGCGACCGCGGCGTGCTCCGCGATCCGGGCCGGCAGCGTGGCGAGGAGCGGGTCGTCGCCGGAGCCGTGGTGCTCGACGTCCATCCACCCGAGCTGCGCCGACGCGGCGCGGCTCGGGCACGTGCGGCCGACCTGGCCGAGATCGGCCGGACCGCCGCGCGGTTCGCGGGACTCGACCGGGAGCGTCTCGCGACGCTGCAGCTCCGTCACCGAGGCTTCCTCCGCTCGGCCGAGTTCCGCGCGATGGGGCTGCCGCCCGCGGGCACCAACGTGGCCGGCGACTGGTGGGTCGACCCGGCGCGCTGGGCGGACCTCACCGCCCGGATCCCCACGGTGGTGACCGAGTGGCTCGACCGAGACCCGGTCGCCGCGGGCGTGCCGGCCGAGGTGGTACGCCGACGGTTCGGGCTGCCCGCCGACCTCGTCGACCTCGCGGTCCGGGCGGCAGGTCTCCGCCTCCGCGACGGCCGCGTGCGCCGCTCCGACGCCACCGCGCTTCCACCCCACGTCGACCAGGCCGTCACCACGCTCGAGAAGGAGCTGGCGGACGCGCCTTTCGCCGCCCCGGACGCGCACCGGCTCGCCGCGCTCGGGCTCGGCACCCGCGAGCTGGCCGCCGCGGTACGGGCCGGCCGCCTGCGCAGGATCGCGGACGGCGTCGTCCTCCTCCCCGACGCGGTCGAGCAGGCCCGGCACGTCCTCGCCGACCTCCCTCAGCCGTTCACGCTCAGCCAGGCCAAGACCGCCTTGCGGACCACCCGTCGCGTCGCCGTCCCGCTCATGGAGCTCCTCGACCGTGAGGGCATCACCGAACGCCTGCCCGACGGCACCCATCGCCTGAACCGACCACCCGGCCGTCGAGTGAGCTGA
- a CDS encoding DUF1707 SHOCT-like domain-containing protein, giving the protein MTGNVAQPPEPYVRASDADRERVVEILGHALADGRLTVQEHAERLDAVYAAKTVGELEPLTRDLVPTSTPSAAASSLVDPSGAAEHQDRMVAIFGGVQRRGRWRVRRRARAVAVFGGIDLDLNDATFDAPVVEITLFTLFGGISIRVPDGVEVRDESSSVFGGVSVDTDDPPASGGPVVVLKGLSIFGGVDARRRRGGRC; this is encoded by the coding sequence ATGACGGGTAACGTGGCTCAGCCCCCTGAGCCGTATGTGCGAGCATCCGACGCGGATCGAGAACGCGTCGTCGAAATCCTCGGGCACGCCTTGGCGGACGGCCGGCTCACGGTGCAGGAGCACGCCGAGCGCCTCGACGCCGTCTACGCCGCCAAGACCGTAGGCGAACTCGAACCACTGACCCGCGACCTCGTGCCCACGAGCACACCCTCGGCCGCCGCGTCGTCCCTCGTCGATCCCAGCGGAGCCGCCGAGCACCAGGACCGGATGGTCGCGATCTTCGGCGGCGTGCAGCGTCGAGGTCGCTGGCGGGTGCGGCGGCGCGCCAGGGCCGTGGCAGTCTTCGGTGGTATCGACCTCGACCTGAACGACGCGACGTTCGACGCGCCGGTCGTCGAGATCACGCTGTTCACCCTCTTCGGGGGCATCAGCATCCGCGTTCCTGACGGTGTCGAGGTGCGCGACGAGAGCAGCAGCGTGTTCGGCGGCGTCAGCGTCGACACCGACGACCCACCTGCCTCCGGCGGGCCCGTCGTCGTGCTCAAGGGTCTGAGCATCTTCGGCGGCGTGGACGCGCGACGCCGCAGGGGTGGCCGCTGCTGA
- the selD gene encoding selenide, water dikinase SelD: MTTTSAVRLTQYAHGGGCACKIPPGELETIVAGLARSTASAETSAVGGDQPVGDLLVGLDAGDDAAVVGLSDGLAVVATTDFFTPVVDDPYDWGRIAAANALSDVYAMGGRPVVALNLLAWPRDVLPFELATEVLRGGLAVANQAGCHVAGGHSVDDPEPKYGMAVTGVVRPDQVMRNDAGRPGLPLSLTKPLGIGVLNSRHKATGEVFPQAVETMATLNRDAARAAVQAGIRCATDVTGFGLLGHLYKLARASGVTAIVDSAAVPYLEGAREALRDGYVSGGTRRNLDWVAPWTDLSAVSTDEALLLADAQTSGGLLVAGEIPGAPVIGELVPRGEYAVVVR, from the coding sequence ATGACGACGACGAGTGCCGTGCGCCTCACCCAGTACGCCCACGGCGGCGGCTGCGCGTGCAAGATCCCACCGGGCGAGCTGGAGACCATCGTCGCCGGCCTCGCGAGGTCGACGGCGAGCGCCGAGACGTCCGCCGTCGGCGGTGACCAACCCGTCGGCGACCTGCTCGTCGGGCTCGACGCCGGTGACGACGCCGCCGTCGTCGGGCTGAGCGACGGGCTCGCGGTGGTGGCCACCACGGACTTCTTCACTCCCGTCGTCGACGACCCGTACGACTGGGGCCGCATCGCGGCGGCCAACGCGTTGTCCGACGTCTACGCGATGGGCGGACGCCCCGTCGTGGCGCTCAACCTGCTGGCTTGGCCGCGGGACGTCCTGCCGTTCGAGCTGGCGACGGAGGTGCTGCGCGGCGGGCTCGCGGTGGCGAACCAGGCCGGGTGTCACGTCGCGGGTGGGCACAGCGTCGACGACCCGGAGCCGAAGTACGGCATGGCGGTCACCGGCGTCGTGCGCCCGGACCAGGTGATGCGCAACGACGCCGGACGTCCCGGTCTGCCGCTGTCCTTGACCAAGCCGCTGGGGATCGGCGTCCTCAACTCCCGGCACAAGGCGACGGGCGAGGTGTTCCCGCAGGCCGTCGAGACGATGGCGACGCTGAACCGGGACGCCGCGCGGGCGGCGGTGCAGGCGGGTATCCGGTGCGCCACCGACGTCACCGGGTTCGGCCTGCTCGGACACCTGTACAAGCTGGCGCGAGCCAGCGGTGTCACGGCGATCGTCGACTCCGCCGCTGTCCCGTATCTCGAGGGGGCGCGGGAGGCGCTGCGGGACGGCTACGTGAGCGGCGGGACGCGGCGCAACCTGGACTGGGTGGCGCCGTGGACCGACCTGTCCGCTGTGAGCACGGACGAGGCGCTGCTGCTCGCGGACGCCCAGACGTCCGGCGGCCTGCTGGTCGCCGGTGAGATCCCTGGCGCGCCGGTGATCGGGGAGCTGGTTCCCCGAGGTGAGTACGCCGTCGTGGTGCGCTAG
- the mug gene encoding G/U mismatch-specific DNA glycosylase: MSTPPDTSRAEASVPDVVSVPDIVAPGLAVLFCGINPSLTSGATGWHFAHPTNRFWRALYEAGLTPRLLRPAEQRDLVTYRLGVTNLVRRPTGRASEVTVEELRAGAERLRWLVEEYEPRWVAVLGVTAYRLAFGVRTARIGRQRDQLGGARLWVLPNPSGLNAHYTPGDLAVEFARLGEAAGLV; the protein is encoded by the coding sequence ATGTCGACGCCTCCGGACACCTCACGCGCCGAGGCCAGCGTCCCTGACGTCGTGAGCGTCCCTGACATCGTGGCGCCTGGTCTCGCGGTGTTGTTCTGCGGCATCAACCCCAGCCTCACCTCGGGCGCGACGGGCTGGCACTTCGCCCACCCGACCAACAGGTTCTGGCGCGCGCTCTACGAGGCCGGGCTGACACCGAGGCTGCTGCGACCCGCCGAGCAGCGTGACCTGGTGACGTATCGGCTGGGCGTCACCAACCTCGTCCGACGACCGACGGGGCGAGCGAGCGAGGTGACCGTCGAGGAGCTTCGCGCCGGCGCCGAGCGGCTGCGCTGGCTGGTGGAGGAGTACGAGCCCCGGTGGGTCGCGGTCCTGGGGGTCACGGCGTACCGCCTGGCGTTCGGCGTGCGGACGGCGAGAATCGGGCGCCAGCGGGACCAGCTGGGTGGGGCCCGGCTGTGGGTGCTGCCGAACCCGAGCGGTCTCAACGCGCACTACACGCCCGGGGACCTGGCCGTGGAGTTCGCCCGCCTCGGCGAGGCGGCGGGCCTCGTCTGA
- the selA gene encoding L-seryl-tRNA(Sec) selenium transferase, whose amino-acid sequence MSDTRRHVPRTDAVLAHPQIAHAMCVLGRATVKATVAAVQEQARAGRVAPDEVVSVVLASLPERATTLSPVVNATGVLVHTNLGRAPLSRAARDAIDVATGSTDVEFDLATGARARRGRGALAALAEAVPDAEAVHVVNNNAAALLLTAMALAGDADILLSRGEFVEIGDGFRIPELLGASGARIREVGTTNRTTLEDYRRALGERTAFILKVHPSNFVVRGFTASVSVAELATLGVPVVVDIGSGLLRPHPLLPNEPDAASTLRAGATLVTASGDKLLGGPQCGLLLGSADVVERLRRHPVARALRVDKLTLAALEATLRGPAPPVTVALETKEDELRVRAERLAKTLADEGIDAEVVRCHSAIGGGGAPDVELPSWGIGVPAAWARELRTGSPPVVGRVRRGRCVLDLRTVAPDDDARLLAAVRAVHHRRKGERTWTS is encoded by the coding sequence ATGAGCGACACCCGACGACACGTCCCGCGCACCGACGCGGTCCTCGCCCACCCGCAGATCGCTCACGCGATGTGCGTGCTCGGCCGAGCGACGGTCAAGGCCACCGTGGCGGCCGTCCAGGAGCAGGCGCGGGCGGGACGGGTCGCGCCGGATGAGGTGGTCAGCGTGGTCCTCGCCTCCCTGCCGGAGCGCGCCACCACGCTGAGCCCGGTCGTCAACGCCACCGGCGTCCTGGTCCACACCAACCTCGGCCGCGCGCCACTCTCGCGGGCGGCTCGCGACGCCATCGACGTCGCGACGGGGTCGACCGACGTCGAGTTCGACCTCGCCACCGGAGCCCGGGCGCGCCGCGGCCGGGGCGCCCTCGCCGCGCTCGCCGAGGCCGTGCCGGACGCGGAGGCCGTCCACGTCGTCAACAACAACGCGGCCGCGCTCCTGCTCACCGCGATGGCGCTGGCGGGTGACGCCGACATCCTGCTCAGCCGTGGGGAGTTCGTGGAGATCGGCGACGGCTTCCGCATCCCCGAGCTGCTCGGGGCGAGCGGAGCTCGTATCCGCGAGGTCGGCACCACCAACCGAACGACCCTCGAGGACTACCGACGGGCGCTCGGCGAGCGGACCGCGTTCATCCTCAAGGTGCATCCGTCGAACTTCGTCGTTCGCGGGTTCACCGCGAGCGTGAGCGTCGCCGAGCTCGCCACGCTGGGCGTCCCCGTCGTGGTCGACATCGGGTCCGGCTTGCTCCGCCCGCACCCCTTGTTGCCGAACGAGCCGGACGCCGCGAGCACCCTGCGCGCCGGCGCGACCCTGGTCACCGCGAGCGGGGACAAGCTGCTCGGCGGACCGCAGTGCGGCCTCCTTCTCGGTTCCGCGGACGTGGTGGAGCGGCTGCGCCGCCACCCGGTGGCCCGTGCGCTGCGGGTCGACAAGCTCACCCTCGCCGCGCTCGAGGCCACCCTGCGCGGGCCGGCGCCACCGGTGACAGTCGCCCTCGAGACGAAGGAGGACGAGCTGCGCGTCCGGGCCGAACGCCTCGCGAAGACCCTGGCCGACGAGGGTATCGACGCGGAGGTCGTCCGCTGCCACTCGGCGATCGGCGGGGGTGGCGCCCCCGACGTCGAGCTGCCCAGCTGGGGTATCGGCGTCCCGGCCGCCTGGGCGCGCGAGCTGCGGACCGGTTCCCCACCCGTGGTCGGGCGGGTGCGACGCGGTCGCTGTGTCCTCGACCTGCGCACGGTCGCACCCGACGACGACGCCCGCCTGCTGGCGGCGGTTCGCGCCGTTCACCACCGGCGGAAGGGCGAGCGGACGTGGACGTCGTAG
- a CDS encoding protein phosphatase 2C domain-containing protein, whose product MAFRMLAWSEPGDPRVENEDFVATSADVAVVLDGVTPLDRDDTGCQHGVAWYARTLGTYLLQLAGDRRDSLADCLATAIRRVRDDHAGTCDLDHFDSPAATVSAVRVRDGRLEYLVLSDASVVLDLESDGTKPDIRWITDHRASEVGRRLRAAGIPPTGHAVRTHRNRAGGYWVAAERPEAAYQALGGSVPVAEVRRAVIASDGATRLIDVFGLFDWTDALDLIEHEGVDAYVARTRAVEKEDAARPSASRVNRGKTHDDTTLVFLTRWT is encoded by the coding sequence ATGGCCTTTCGCATGCTGGCCTGGAGCGAGCCGGGCGACCCACGAGTCGAGAACGAGGACTTCGTCGCGACGAGCGCGGACGTGGCGGTGGTGCTCGACGGCGTGACCCCGCTCGACCGGGACGACACCGGCTGCCAGCACGGTGTCGCGTGGTACGCGCGGACTCTCGGCACCTACCTGCTCCAGCTCGCGGGAGACCGGCGTGACTCCCTCGCCGACTGCCTGGCGACGGCGATCCGCCGGGTGCGGGACGACCACGCGGGCACCTGCGACCTCGACCACTTCGACAGCCCAGCGGCGACCGTCTCCGCCGTCCGGGTCCGCGATGGCCGGCTGGAGTACCTGGTGTTGTCGGACGCGTCCGTCGTCCTCGACCTCGAGTCCGACGGCACGAAGCCCGACATCCGGTGGATCACCGACCACCGGGCCTCGGAGGTCGGCCGCCGACTGCGCGCGGCGGGGATCCCGCCGACGGGGCACGCCGTGCGCACCCACCGCAACCGGGCAGGCGGGTACTGGGTCGCCGCCGAGCGCCCGGAGGCGGCCTACCAGGCGCTCGGCGGCAGTGTGCCCGTGGCCGAGGTGCGTCGGGCCGTCATCGCGAGCGACGGCGCCACGCGGCTCATCGACGTCTTCGGGCTGTTCGACTGGACGGACGCGCTGGACCTCATCGAGCACGAGGGCGTCGACGCCTACGTCGCGCGAACGCGGGCGGTGGAGAAGGAGGACGCGGCACGTCCGAGCGCGAGCCGGGTGAACCGAGGCAAGACCCACGACGACACCACGCTGGTGTTCCTCACCAGGTGGACGTGA
- the fdh gene encoding formate dehydrogenase yields MGVRQWIESWPVYRQLTGPDPLGRGTAVMSAKTRALTSRTAQADRVVQSVCPYCAVGCGQRIYVKDGRITQIEGDPDSPISRGRLCPKGAASKQLVTSPNRVTTVLYRRPYGTEWEQIPLEQAMDMVADRVIRTRRETWQDELDGRRVRRTMGIASLGGATLDIEENYLMKKLYTALGAIQIENQARIUHSSTVPGLGTSFGRGGATTFQQDLQNADCIVIQGSNMAECHPVGFQWVMEAKNRGATIIHVDPRFTRTSAVADIHVPLRAGSDIAFLGALVNHVLQNELDFREYVVAYTNASAILREDFRDTEDLDGVFSGYDPESRHYDTHSWMYDGEPIDIPADGERGPRAGATGGRVHGETARSETYGSGGAALRARPRHDPTLRHPRCVYQVLKRHFARYTPELVEEVCGVPRELFLRVARAITENSGRDRTTAFCYSVGWTQHTVGVQYIRTAAILQTLLGNIGRPGGGILALRGHASIQGSTDVPTLFNLLPGYLPMPHATVHTDLDSYTAVDSAQVGFWGNMRSYAVSLLKAWWGDTATAENDFCFDYLPRITGNHGTYQTVMNQLSGECRGYFLAGENPAVGSANAKLQRLGMANLDWLVVRDLRLIESATFWKDGPEIETGELKPEEIPTEVFFFPAASHAEKEGTFTNTQRLLQWRHKAVDPPGDARSDLWFYFHLGRLIKEKLAGSTDERDRPLLDLVWDYPTHGPTAEPSAEAVLREINGVGPDGAALSSYTELRDDGSTRCGTWIYCGVYAGERNHAANRRPAREQSWVAPEWGWAWPANRRILYNRASADPQGRPWSDRKKYVWWDAERGTWTGVDVPDFEPTKPPDYQPPEGARAERGLAGTDPFIMQPDGKAWLFAPSGLVDGPLPTHYEPAESPFDNPLYGQRSNPVRGTYPDPHNRYQPSGSEPGSEVFPYVLTTYRLTEHHTAGGMSRFLPYLSELQPEFFCEVSPELAAERGLTHLGWATIVTARTAVEALVLVTERIPSLRIRGRTVHQVGLPYHWGPNGLVVGDAANELLAVVLDPNVHIQESKAATCDIRPGRRPRGRDLLDLVADYRARAGVTELTGLNGGSADGRTPRDARTAHGTVAPGDAPPDTDGTDGPTRKEPPR; encoded by the coding sequence ATGGGCGTGAGACAGTGGATCGAAAGCTGGCCGGTCTACCGTCAGCTCACTGGCCCAGACCCGCTGGGACGTGGCACGGCGGTGATGTCGGCGAAGACCCGCGCGCTGACCAGCCGAACCGCCCAGGCGGACCGGGTGGTGCAGTCGGTGTGCCCCTACTGCGCCGTCGGCTGTGGCCAGCGGATCTACGTCAAGGACGGTCGCATCACCCAGATCGAAGGCGATCCCGACTCGCCCATCTCCCGTGGCCGGCTGTGCCCGAAGGGCGCGGCCAGCAAACAGCTGGTGACGAGCCCGAACCGGGTCACGACCGTGCTCTACCGGCGTCCGTACGGCACCGAGTGGGAGCAGATCCCGCTCGAACAGGCGATGGACATGGTCGCCGACCGGGTGATTCGAACCAGGCGTGAGACATGGCAGGACGAGCTTGACGGTCGGCGAGTGCGGCGCACGATGGGCATCGCGAGCCTGGGCGGCGCGACGCTGGACATCGAAGAGAACTACTTGATGAAGAAGCTCTACACCGCCCTGGGGGCTATCCAGATCGAGAACCAGGCTCGTATTTGACACTCCTCCACGGTTCCCGGTCTGGGAACCTCCTTCGGTCGGGGCGGCGCCACGACGTTCCAGCAGGACCTCCAGAACGCCGACTGCATCGTCATCCAAGGCTCGAACATGGCCGAGTGCCACCCGGTCGGCTTCCAGTGGGTGATGGAGGCGAAGAACCGGGGAGCGACGATCATCCACGTCGACCCGAGGTTCACGCGAACGAGCGCGGTCGCCGACATTCATGTGCCGCTGCGGGCCGGGTCCGACATCGCGTTCCTCGGTGCTCTCGTCAACCACGTCCTGCAGAACGAGCTGGACTTCCGCGAGTACGTCGTCGCCTACACGAACGCCTCGGCGATCCTGCGGGAGGACTTCCGCGACACCGAGGACCTCGACGGCGTCTTCTCCGGCTACGACCCGGAGAGCAGGCACTACGACACGCACAGCTGGATGTACGACGGGGAGCCCATCGACATCCCCGCGGACGGGGAGCGCGGTCCACGGGCCGGCGCGACCGGGGGTCGGGTCCACGGCGAGACGGCCCGCTCGGAGACCTACGGCAGCGGTGGCGCGGCCCTCCGCGCCCGTCCCCGGCACGACCCGACCCTGCGCCATCCCCGCTGCGTCTACCAGGTCCTCAAGCGCCACTTCGCCCGGTACACGCCCGAGCTGGTGGAGGAGGTGTGCGGGGTCCCCCGCGAGCTGTTCCTGCGGGTGGCGCGGGCCATCACCGAGAACTCCGGCCGGGACCGCACGACGGCGTTCTGCTACTCGGTCGGCTGGACCCAGCACACCGTGGGAGTCCAGTACATCCGGACCGCCGCGATCCTGCAGACCTTGCTCGGCAACATCGGCCGACCAGGCGGGGGGATCTTGGCGCTGCGCGGTCACGCCAGCATCCAGGGCTCGACCGACGTCCCGACGCTGTTCAACCTCCTGCCCGGCTACCTGCCGATGCCGCACGCCACGGTGCACACCGACCTCGACAGCTACACCGCGGTGGACTCGGCGCAGGTGGGGTTCTGGGGCAACATGCGCTCCTACGCCGTGAGCCTGCTCAAGGCCTGGTGGGGTGACACCGCGACCGCGGAGAACGACTTCTGCTTCGACTACCTGCCCCGCATCACCGGCAACCACGGCACGTACCAGACGGTGATGAACCAGCTGTCCGGCGAGTGCCGGGGCTACTTCCTCGCCGGCGAGAACCCGGCCGTCGGGTCGGCGAACGCCAAGCTGCAACGACTCGGCATGGCCAACCTCGACTGGCTGGTCGTCCGCGACTTGCGGCTGATCGAGAGCGCGACGTTCTGGAAGGACGGGCCAGAGATCGAGACCGGCGAGCTGAAACCGGAGGAGATCCCGACCGAGGTGTTCTTCTTCCCCGCCGCGTCCCACGCCGAGAAGGAGGGCACGTTCACCAACACGCAGCGGCTGCTGCAGTGGCGTCACAAGGCGGTCGACCCGCCCGGCGACGCCCGCAGCGACCTGTGGTTCTACTTCCACCTGGGTCGGCTCATCAAGGAGAAGCTGGCGGGCTCGACCGACGAGCGCGACCGCCCGCTCCTCGACCTCGTCTGGGACTACCCGACCCACGGCCCCACCGCCGAGCCCAGCGCGGAGGCCGTGCTGCGGGAGATCAACGGAGTCGGGCCGGACGGCGCCGCCCTCTCCTCCTACACCGAGCTCAGGGACGACGGCTCCACCAGGTGCGGCACGTGGATCTACTGCGGGGTCTACGCCGGCGAGCGCAACCACGCGGCCAACCGTCGTCCGGCTCGGGAGCAGAGCTGGGTCGCCCCCGAGTGGGGGTGGGCCTGGCCGGCCAACCGCCGCATCCTCTACAACCGCGCCTCCGCCGACCCCCAGGGCCGGCCGTGGAGCGACCGGAAAAAGTACGTGTGGTGGGACGCCGAGCGCGGCACGTGGACCGGAGTCGACGTCCCCGACTTCGAGCCGACCAAGCCGCCCGACTACCAGCCGCCGGAGGGCGCCCGGGCCGAGCGTGGCCTGGCCGGCACGGATCCGTTCATCATGCAGCCGGATGGCAAGGCGTGGCTGTTTGCGCCGTCCGGCCTGGTCGACGGTCCCCTGCCGACTCACTACGAGCCAGCCGAGTCGCCCTTCGACAACCCGCTGTACGGCCAGCGGTCCAACCCGGTCCGCGGCACCTACCCCGACCCCCACAACCGCTACCAGCCCAGCGGGAGCGAGCCGGGCAGCGAGGTGTTCCCGTACGTCCTCACCACCTACCGTCTCACCGAGCACCACACGGCGGGCGGGATGAGCCGGTTCCTGCCGTACCTGTCGGAGCTCCAACCGGAGTTCTTCTGCGAGGTCTCGCCCGAGCTCGCCGCCGAGCGTGGGCTCACCCACCTGGGCTGGGCGACGATCGTGACCGCGCGGACGGCGGTGGAGGCGCTGGTCCTCGTCACCGAGCGCATCCCCAGCCTACGGATCCGTGGGCGCACCGTGCACCAGGTAGGCCTGCCGTACCACTGGGGACCGAACGGGCTCGTCGTCGGGGACGCGGCCAACGAGCTGCTCGCCGTGGTCCTCGACCCCAACGTCCACATCCAGGAGTCGAAGGCCGCGACGTGTGACATCCGGCCAGGACGCCGCCCCCGGGGCCGGGACCTGCTGGACCTCGTGGCCGACTACCGCGCCCGGGCCGGCGTCACCGAGCTGACCGGGCTGAACGGCGGCTCGGCGGACGGCAGGACCCCGAGGGACGCCAGGACCGCGCACGGCACCGTCGCCCCCGGCGACGCTCCCCCAGACACGGACGGTACGGACGGGCCGACCCGGAAGGAGCCACCCCGATGA